A stretch of Synechococcus sp. WH 8020 DNA encodes these proteins:
- a CDS encoding helix-turn-helix transcriptional regulator: MYRSIAAWEFPKQVPIGGNTVVWTESSVYEWMSDRIKEA; encoded by the coding sequence ATCTATCGCTCGATTGCTGCATGGGAGTTTCCAAAGCAGGTTCCGATTGGCGGCAACACGGTCGTCTGGACTGAGTCTTCGGTCTATGAGTGGATGTCAGATCGAATCAAAGAGGCATGA
- the hemW gene encoding radical SAM family heme chaperone HemW: protein MTASAPRSAYLHIPFCHRRCFYCDFAVVPLGDRADAYGGSGSGSIEAYLDLLSTEINLSPQGPALATVYVGGGTPSLLRPDQIAGLLQQLRGRFGFQDGAEITLEMDPATFARSDLHALITAGITRVSLGGQSFDNVRLAALGRRHRRQDLLEACHWLQESVQVGDLQSWSLDLIRNLPEQGDLEWEAQLEQAVTVQAPHVSIYDLSVEPGTVFAWREKRGELALPEDDAAADRIALTTRRLRRAGYSRYEISNFARPGHASRHNRVYWSGAGWWAFGLGATSAPWGERMARPRTREAYASWLKDQSQQLDSSLLQGSARSLPLDDRLLVGLRCHEGVDPWDLARRCGWSEQRCIRDLSALEARWQPFVEMGLVERFGRRWRLSDPEGMAVSNQVLVEVVEWWELLPDPVAPEASF, encoded by the coding sequence ATGACCGCATCTGCACCTCGCAGCGCCTATTTACATATTCCTTTTTGCCATCGGCGATGTTTTTACTGCGACTTCGCGGTAGTTCCTCTCGGTGATCGGGCTGATGCCTATGGAGGGTCTGGTAGTGGCTCGATCGAGGCCTACCTGGATCTGCTCAGCACAGAGATCAACCTGTCTCCCCAAGGCCCTGCACTGGCCACCGTGTATGTCGGGGGTGGGACGCCATCGTTGTTGAGACCCGATCAAATTGCAGGGCTGCTGCAGCAGCTCAGAGGTCGATTCGGGTTCCAGGACGGTGCTGAAATCACCCTCGAAATGGACCCTGCCACGTTTGCGCGCAGTGATCTTCACGCCCTGATCACTGCGGGAATCACCCGCGTGAGTTTGGGAGGGCAAAGTTTTGACAATGTCAGGCTCGCGGCCCTGGGGCGTCGACATCGCAGGCAGGATTTGCTGGAGGCCTGCCATTGGCTCCAAGAGTCTGTGCAGGTTGGTGACCTGCAGAGCTGGAGTTTGGATCTGATTCGAAATCTTCCAGAGCAAGGAGATCTGGAATGGGAGGCTCAGTTGGAGCAGGCCGTCACTGTTCAAGCTCCCCACGTGTCGATCTACGACCTCAGCGTGGAGCCAGGCACGGTGTTTGCTTGGCGCGAGAAGCGAGGCGAGCTGGCGCTCCCCGAGGACGATGCCGCCGCCGACCGCATCGCCTTGACCACCCGCAGGCTCCGACGGGCCGGTTACAGCCGCTATGAAATCTCAAATTTCGCCAGGCCAGGTCATGCCTCCAGGCATAACCGCGTGTATTGGAGTGGTGCGGGCTGGTGGGCCTTTGGCCTGGGGGCCACCAGTGCTCCCTGGGGGGAGCGGATGGCCCGTCCTCGAACCCGTGAGGCCTATGCCTCCTGGTTGAAGGATCAGAGTCAGCAACTGGATTCCAGCTTGCTTCAAGGGTCAGCGAGGAGCTTGCCTTTGGATGATCGGTTGCTCGTGGGGCTGCGCTGCCACGAAGGCGTGGACCCATGGGATCTTGCAAGACGCTGCGGCTGGAGTGAACAGCGCTGCATCCGTGATCTATCCGCCCTGGAGGCCCGTTGGCAACCCTTTGTGGAGATGGGTCTTGTTGAACGCTTTGGCCGTCGCTGGCGCCTCAGTGATCCCGAGGGGATGGCCGTTAGCAATCAGGTGCTGGTGGAGGTGGTGGAGTGGTGGGAGTTGCTCCCTGATCCCGTTGCTCCTGAAGCCAGCTTTTGA
- the ilvC gene encoding ketol-acid reductoisomerase produces MAQLFYDSDADLSLLSGKTVAIIGYGSQGHAHALNLKDSGVNVVVGLYDGSRSAEKAKADGLEVLSVADASAKADWIMVLLPDEFQKEVYEKEIAPHLSAGKVLSFAHGFNIRFELIKPPADVDVLMIAPKGPGHTVRWEYQNGQGVPALFAIEQDASGNARGLAMAYAKGIGGTRAGILETNFKEETETDLFGEQAVLCGGLSELVKAGFETLVEAGYQPELAYFECLHEVKLIVDLMVKGGLSSMRDSISNTAEYGDYVSGPRLITADTKAEMKRILSDIQDGTFAKNFVAECAAGKPEMNKIRSRDAEHPIEKVGKGLRSMFSWLKAA; encoded by the coding sequence ATGGCTCAGCTTTTCTATGACTCAGACGCCGATCTCTCGCTTCTGAGCGGCAAGACGGTAGCCATCATCGGTTATGGATCCCAGGGTCATGCCCATGCCCTGAACCTCAAAGACAGTGGCGTGAATGTGGTTGTTGGTCTATATGACGGCAGTCGCTCAGCCGAGAAAGCCAAAGCCGACGGCCTTGAAGTTCTGAGCGTGGCAGATGCTTCCGCCAAGGCCGACTGGATCATGGTGCTGCTGCCCGATGAATTTCAGAAAGAGGTCTACGAGAAGGAAATCGCCCCACACCTCAGCGCTGGCAAGGTTTTAAGTTTTGCTCACGGGTTCAACATTCGCTTTGAGTTGATCAAGCCGCCTGCGGATGTGGACGTGTTGATGATCGCTCCGAAAGGGCCCGGCCACACCGTGCGCTGGGAGTATCAGAACGGACAGGGGGTTCCTGCCCTGTTCGCGATCGAACAGGACGCTTCCGGCAACGCACGCGGTTTGGCCATGGCCTACGCAAAGGGCATCGGCGGCACGCGCGCAGGCATCCTCGAAACCAACTTCAAGGAAGAAACCGAAACCGATCTCTTTGGTGAACAGGCTGTTCTCTGCGGCGGTCTCTCGGAGCTGGTCAAAGCCGGCTTTGAAACCCTGGTGGAAGCGGGTTATCAGCCTGAACTGGCCTATTTCGAGTGCCTCCATGAAGTCAAGTTGATCGTTGACTTGATGGTGAAAGGAGGTCTGTCCTCCATGCGCGACTCCATCTCCAATACGGCTGAATACGGGGACTACGTCAGTGGCCCTCGTCTGATCACAGCCGACACCAAAGCGGAGATGAAGAGGATCCTCTCCGACATCCAAGACGGAACCTTTGCCAAGAACTTCGTTGCAGAATGTGCAGCCGGCAAACCTGAGATGAATAAAATTCGCTCTCGTGATGCCGAGCATCCGATCGAGAAAGTCGGCAAAGGTTTGCGTTCCATGTTCAGCTGGCTCAAGGCGGCCTGA
- a CDS encoding ComEC/Rec2 family competence protein codes for MNVALWLVLLMLATQLGAAFPQGIQHWCVVLVGLAAAVLLICRRFPLPGWRLFLLVLVLCGLLLRSSTGQEAMPSSLDPLQLVSSGSDQKPLVIEGRALADAPVRRGRCQALLQVNHLGGQSRDGRTELVVDPCLQMLRKGSLVRAQGQLVTPAVATHPLLPNPAERLADQGCWSQFRTKQVELIQQEHTPLADGRRLIAARFQDLAGEHSGGLLAALVLGGGQVELSSELREAFRVAGLSHALAASGFHLSVLLGATLALTRRVDMLLRLAAGAGAMAVFLALAGGQPSVVRAVLMGATALLIRERGSRTQPLGVLLTTLVLMLLVHPSWARSIGFQLSAAATAGLVLSSQPLEQWLLQLCPQRWIRVLAPALSVPVAALLWTLPLQILHFGSVPLYALVSNLIAAPLLAPLTLSAMILALLTLMLPTAIAALVMPVLVSPVQQLASLLIALVHWISSWPHAQLLTGHPQPWVVLVVVLALLPWALPSLHHWRCRAFPLLLLATLVQASVQLSDELVMVRQWGRHWLLARHQGRAALISSHGDLLSCQLAQQLGHGYGHPRLDWVVVMDPVASDHSRCWTELAHTVRAEHQGEPPLLPGQRLQSPGLMLRPLGGQDRRWYLRVNGQSHRLRQSSGGALRWDDAREAFGEVAEPG; via the coding sequence ATGAACGTTGCTCTTTGGCTGGTTCTCTTGATGCTTGCCACTCAGCTTGGTGCCGCCTTTCCCCAGGGGATTCAGCATTGGTGTGTGGTGTTGGTTGGGCTTGCTGCGGCTGTTCTGTTGATCTGCCGCCGGTTTCCACTTCCAGGCTGGAGGCTGTTTCTTCTTGTTCTCGTGCTCTGTGGCTTGTTGCTGCGCTCGTCTACGGGGCAAGAGGCCATGCCCTCATCACTGGATCCTCTTCAGCTTGTGTCAAGCGGCTCCGATCAGAAGCCGCTGGTGATTGAGGGCCGTGCCCTCGCTGATGCACCTGTGCGTAGGGGGCGCTGCCAAGCCCTGCTGCAGGTGAACCATCTTGGTGGCCAGAGTCGCGATGGTCGCACCGAACTGGTTGTAGACCCCTGCCTTCAGATGTTGCGCAAAGGCTCATTGGTCAGGGCTCAGGGTCAGCTCGTGACTCCTGCAGTTGCAACCCATCCCCTACTTCCTAATCCAGCTGAACGCTTGGCGGATCAAGGGTGTTGGAGCCAATTCCGCACCAAGCAGGTGGAGCTGATCCAGCAAGAACACACTCCTCTGGCTGATGGGCGTCGTCTGATCGCTGCTCGATTTCAAGACTTAGCAGGGGAGCACTCAGGTGGACTACTGGCCGCATTGGTGCTTGGGGGTGGGCAAGTAGAGCTCAGCTCAGAGCTGCGAGAGGCCTTTCGAGTCGCGGGTTTATCCCATGCATTAGCAGCATCTGGATTTCACCTTTCAGTGCTGTTAGGAGCCACGCTTGCCCTGACGCGCAGGGTTGACATGCTCTTGCGATTGGCGGCTGGAGCTGGTGCCATGGCTGTTTTCCTTGCCCTGGCGGGCGGGCAGCCATCGGTTGTTCGCGCTGTGTTGATGGGAGCTACCGCCCTCTTGATTCGAGAACGGGGCTCTCGAACTCAACCCTTGGGTGTGTTGCTCACCACATTGGTGTTGATGCTGTTGGTACACCCCTCCTGGGCACGTTCCATTGGTTTTCAGCTCAGTGCCGCTGCGACAGCTGGCTTAGTGCTCAGTTCGCAGCCATTAGAGCAGTGGCTCCTGCAGCTCTGTCCTCAGCGTTGGATACGAGTTTTGGCCCCTGCCCTGTCGGTGCCAGTGGCGGCGCTGCTCTGGACCCTTCCCCTGCAAATCCTGCATTTCGGATCTGTGCCTTTGTATGCGCTGGTTAGCAACCTGATCGCTGCACCTTTGCTGGCACCGCTCACCCTTTCGGCGATGATCCTGGCGCTGCTGACCTTAATGCTGCCAACGGCGATCGCTGCACTGGTGATGCCAGTGTTGGTTTCGCCGGTGCAGCAGTTGGCGTCGTTGTTGATCGCTTTGGTGCATTGGATCAGTTCCTGGCCCCATGCCCAGTTGCTCACGGGACATCCGCAGCCTTGGGTGGTGCTGGTCGTCGTGCTGGCGCTTCTCCCTTGGGCCTTGCCGTCCCTGCATCATTGGCGCTGCAGGGCTTTCCCTCTTTTACTCTTGGCCACGCTGGTGCAAGCCAGCGTTCAGCTCAGCGATGAGCTTGTCATGGTGCGGCAGTGGGGGAGACACTGGCTACTGGCCCGTCATCAGGGGCGCGCCGCGCTGATCAGCAGTCACGGAGATTTGCTCAGTTGCCAGTTGGCTCAGCAACTTGGGCATGGTTATGGACACCCACGCTTGGACTGGGTCGTGGTGATGGATCCAGTGGCGAGCGATCACAGCCGTTGTTGGACTGAACTAGCGCACACCGTTCGGGCTGAGCATCAGGGAGAGCCTCCTTTGCTGCCAGGTCAACGCCTGCAAAGCCCTGGTTTGATGCTTCGCCCACTGGGAGGCCAAGATCGTCGTTGGTATTTGCGCGTGAATGGTCAATCCCATCGACTCAGGCAATCAAGCGGTGGAGCCTTAAGATGGGACGACGCTCGTGAAGCGTTTGGAGAGGTGGCAGAGCCCGGTTGA
- a CDS encoding sugar transferase, protein MQLGLRATSFQAGGSSLSRRATKRHLELLSAPPSVLTSVALVRKQSRLGRTLKRSGDIAFSLLALGLGSPAFLLIAALVSLSSPGPVFYVQKRVGRGYRRFGCIKFRTMRADADAVLQRVLADSPEMRAEFERDFKLRKDPRITPIGRFLRRSSLDELPQFLNVLRGEMSVVGPRPIVDKEIERYGPFMDEVLAVRPGLTGLWQVSGRNNLSYAKRVRLDLAYSRGRSFSLDLAIILRTFGVLLLPMDRGAY, encoded by the coding sequence ATGCAACTTGGTCTGCGTGCAACGTCGTTTCAGGCCGGTGGTTCCAGTCTCAGTCGGCGTGCGACGAAGCGGCATCTCGAGTTGTTGTCAGCTCCTCCCTCGGTGCTCACGTCGGTGGCACTGGTTCGAAAACAAAGCAGGTTGGGGCGCACGCTCAAGCGAAGCGGTGATATTGCCTTTTCATTGCTGGCTTTGGGACTTGGATCGCCCGCTTTTTTGTTGATCGCGGCCTTGGTGAGCCTGAGTTCACCCGGTCCAGTGTTTTATGTCCAAAAACGTGTTGGTCGTGGATATCGCCGTTTTGGTTGCATCAAATTCCGCACCATGCGCGCTGATGCCGACGCTGTTCTGCAACGCGTGCTGGCCGACTCACCGGAAATGCGTGCTGAGTTTGAGCGTGATTTCAAGCTCCGTAAGGACCCTCGCATCACCCCGATCGGTCGTTTCTTAAGGCGTTCCAGCCTGGATGAACTGCCACAGTTCCTGAACGTTTTACGTGGTGAGATGAGTGTGGTGGGGCCAAGGCCAATCGTGGATAAGGAGATTGAGCGCTATGGCCCTTTCATGGATGAGGTTTTGGCTGTGCGTCCTGGTTTAACCGGGTTGTGGCAGGTGAGTGGTCGCAACAATCTCAGCTATGCCAAGCGGGTGAGGCTTGATTTGGCCTACTCGAGAGGTCGTTCGTTCTCTCTGGATTTGGCGATCATTCTGCGTACGTTTGGAGTGCTGCTTTTGCCCATGGATCGCGGTGCCTACTGA
- the cbiB gene encoding adenosylcobinamide-phosphate synthase CbiB yields MIVAAGLDLLVGDPRWCPHPVVGMGRVISGLRNWIEPWAGDRPFRLRAGGGLITFLLVLGSGGAGWLLERLILPQSPLPHPLASLLVVIALASALAARSLRDSVLAVLQALPNLPSARDRLSWIVGRDVSQLDQDDILRASAETASENAVDGLFAPLFWMLIGAGLWKAGFSQGPGPLALAWAFKASSTLDSMLGYKHGRLRWLGTAGARLDDLLTWLPCRLVVITLPLVSLSWTQWSSTVRAASADGKPDPSPNAGLSESIFAHCADVQMGGLNRYGNTWINKPLLSAHSGKATDSGVRKLLNLGLKLESAWLIVAAGCSLVQ; encoded by the coding sequence GTGATCGTCGCCGCAGGCCTTGACCTGCTGGTCGGCGATCCCCGCTGGTGCCCCCATCCAGTGGTCGGCATGGGTCGAGTGATCAGTGGACTGCGCAACTGGATCGAACCCTGGGCCGGAGACCGGCCCTTTCGCTTGCGCGCCGGCGGGGGCCTGATTACCTTCCTTTTGGTGTTGGGCAGCGGCGGAGCGGGCTGGCTGCTCGAGAGGCTGATCTTGCCGCAGTCTCCCTTGCCCCATCCCTTGGCATCACTGTTAGTCGTGATTGCCCTGGCGAGCGCCCTGGCGGCACGAAGCCTTCGCGACAGCGTGCTGGCCGTCCTTCAGGCCCTCCCCAACCTTCCCTCAGCCAGGGATCGCCTGAGTTGGATTGTGGGGCGTGATGTGAGTCAATTGGATCAAGACGACATCCTCAGGGCTAGCGCAGAAACAGCCAGTGAGAATGCGGTGGATGGGCTGTTTGCTCCCTTGTTTTGGATGCTGATCGGAGCCGGGCTATGGAAGGCAGGATTCAGCCAAGGTCCAGGCCCCCTCGCCTTGGCTTGGGCCTTCAAAGCAAGCAGCACCCTCGATTCGATGCTGGGATACAAGCATGGCCGACTGCGCTGGCTCGGTACTGCTGGGGCCCGGCTCGACGATCTCCTGACCTGGTTGCCCTGCAGGTTGGTGGTCATCACTCTTCCACTGGTGAGCTTGAGCTGGACCCAATGGTCATCAACAGTACGTGCCGCCTCTGCAGATGGGAAACCTGACCCCTCTCCAAACGCAGGACTCTCCGAATCCATTTTTGCCCACTGCGCCGATGTACAGATGGGTGGGCTCAATCGCTACGGCAACACTTGGATCAACAAACCGCTGCTTTCCGCACACTCCGGGAAGGCAACGGATTCAGGCGTGCGCAAGCTGTTGAACCTTGGCCTCAAGCTGGAAAGTGCTTGGTTAATAGTGGCAGCTGGGTGCTCGTTGGTTCAGTAG
- a CDS encoding ATP-dependent Clp protease proteolytic subunit — MPIGTPSVPYRLPGSQMERWVDIYTRLGVERILFLGQDVNDGVANSLVAQMLYLDSEDSSKPIYLYINSPGGSVTAGLAIYDTMQYVKSDVVTICVGLAASMGAFLLTAGTKGKRLALPHSRIMIHQPLGGTAQRQASDIEIEAREILRMKEMLNRSMADMTGQSFEKIEKDTDRDYFLSAEEAKDYGLIDRVISHPNEA, encoded by the coding sequence ATGCCAATCGGTACCCCCAGCGTTCCCTACCGCCTCCCCGGCAGCCAAATGGAGCGCTGGGTCGACATCTACACCCGTCTTGGCGTTGAGAGGATTTTGTTCCTCGGCCAGGACGTGAATGACGGAGTTGCCAATAGCCTCGTCGCCCAGATGCTGTATCTCGATTCAGAAGACAGCAGCAAGCCCATCTACTTGTACATCAACTCTCCAGGTGGATCCGTCACCGCTGGTTTGGCGATCTACGACACCATGCAATACGTCAAGAGCGATGTCGTCACCATCTGCGTAGGACTGGCCGCATCGATGGGTGCCTTTTTGTTGACGGCAGGCACAAAAGGCAAGCGATTGGCTCTCCCCCACAGTCGAATCATGATTCACCAGCCTCTCGGTGGCACGGCGCAACGACAGGCGAGTGATATCGAAATCGAAGCCAGGGAAATCCTGCGGATGAAAGAGATGCTCAATCGCTCGATGGCCGATATGACAGGCCAAAGTTTTGAAAAAATCGAAAAGGACACCGACCGGGATTATTTCTTGAGTGCGGAAGAAGCGAAGGATTACGGCTTAATTGATCGAGTCATTTCCCACCCCAATGAAGCGTGA
- a CDS encoding PIN/TRAM domain-containing protein, producing the protein MVEVLILVLFLISGGATGWMGVHLLPQEMLDDVTDVQLVRLVLTGIGTAVGLVAGLVFKRLRLQLMQQVRTMPTDLLISRSVGLILGLLVANLLLAPILLLPLTGGVTLVKPLAAVLSNVFFGVLGYNLAEVHGRTLLRLFNPTSTEALLVADGVLTPATPKILDTSVIIDGRIRGMLACGLLEGQAIVAQTVIDEMQQLADSTNLEKRAKGRRGLKLLRDLRDTYGRRLVINSTRYEGTGTDDRLLLLASDTGGTLVTADFNLAQVAELKEIKVMNLSELVIALRPEVQPGDELLLKIVREGKEESQGVGYLEDGTMVVVEEGRSLIGSRQPVVVTGALQTPTGRMVFARRDKNGGKSNRSSKGSKSKAARTDSPKEQPST; encoded by the coding sequence ATGGTTGAAGTTCTCATCCTGGTCCTATTTCTGATCTCCGGTGGAGCCACCGGCTGGATGGGTGTTCATCTCCTTCCACAAGAGATGCTGGACGATGTCACCGATGTCCAACTCGTGCGCCTCGTGCTCACCGGCATCGGTACTGCAGTCGGCCTGGTGGCAGGCCTGGTGTTTAAGCGGCTGCGACTGCAACTGATGCAGCAGGTGCGCACGATGCCCACCGATTTATTGATCAGTCGATCGGTGGGACTGATCCTGGGATTACTGGTTGCCAATTTATTGCTGGCACCCATCCTGCTGCTCCCACTCACCGGTGGCGTCACCTTGGTCAAACCCCTTGCTGCGGTTCTCAGCAATGTGTTTTTTGGGGTTCTGGGATACAACCTCGCTGAGGTGCATGGACGCACGCTCCTGCGCCTGTTTAACCCCACAAGCACGGAAGCCTTGCTGGTCGCAGATGGTGTTCTCACCCCTGCGACCCCAAAGATCCTCGACACCAGCGTGATCATCGATGGGCGAATCCGCGGCATGTTGGCCTGCGGTTTGCTGGAAGGCCAGGCCATCGTTGCTCAAACCGTGATCGACGAGATGCAGCAATTGGCCGACTCCACCAACTTGGAGAAGCGAGCCAAGGGGCGACGTGGTCTGAAACTTCTGCGCGATCTACGCGACACCTACGGACGTCGACTGGTGATCAACAGCACCCGTTACGAAGGCACGGGAACGGATGATCGTCTACTACTGCTCGCAAGCGACACGGGCGGCACGCTCGTGACCGCCGACTTCAACCTGGCCCAAGTCGCCGAATTGAAGGAGATCAAAGTCATGAATCTGAGCGAATTGGTGATCGCCTTACGCCCTGAGGTTCAGCCAGGTGATGAGCTGTTGCTCAAAATCGTGCGCGAAGGCAAAGAAGAGAGTCAGGGAGTGGGCTATCTCGAAGACGGGACGATGGTGGTGGTTGAGGAGGGCCGGAGCTTGATCGGATCCCGTCAGCCCGTTGTGGTGACCGGTGCTCTACAGACCCCAACAGGGCGCATGGTGTTTGCACGCCGTGACAAAAACGGGGGCAAGAGCAACCGCAGCAGCAAGGGCAGCAAGAGCAAGGCTGCACGGACTGACAGCCCTAAGGAGCAGCCATCCACTTAA
- a CDS encoding ATP-dependent Clp protease proteolytic subunit translates to MTTSAPYYGDSGVMRTPPPDLPSLMLKERIVYLGLPLFSDGDAKRQMGLDVTELIIAQLLYLEFDNPEKPIYFYINSTGTSWYSGESIGFETEAFAICDTLRYVKPPVHTICIGQAMGTAAVILSAGTKGQRAALPHASIVLHQPRSGARGQATDIQIRAKEVLHNKRAMLEILSTNTGRSVEELSADSDRMSYLTPQEAVSYGLIDRVLDSRKELPAAVA, encoded by the coding sequence ATGACCACATCAGCGCCTTATTACGGCGACTCAGGCGTGATGCGCACACCCCCGCCTGACCTGCCCTCTTTGATGCTCAAAGAGCGGATCGTGTATCTGGGCCTACCGCTGTTTTCAGACGGAGATGCCAAGCGTCAGATGGGCCTTGACGTGACGGAACTGATCATTGCCCAGCTCCTTTATCTGGAATTCGACAACCCAGAGAAACCGATTTACTTCTATATCAACTCCACAGGGACCAGTTGGTATTCGGGCGAGTCGATTGGCTTCGAGACAGAAGCCTTTGCCATCTGCGACACGCTTCGCTACGTGAAGCCACCTGTCCACACGATTTGCATCGGTCAGGCGATGGGAACGGCTGCCGTGATTCTTTCTGCTGGCACCAAAGGTCAAAGGGCGGCCCTGCCCCATGCCTCCATCGTGTTGCATCAACCTCGCAGCGGCGCTCGCGGCCAGGCCACAGACATTCAAATCCGCGCCAAAGAGGTGCTGCATAACAAGCGAGCCATGCTCGAAATCCTTTCGACCAACACAGGGCGCAGCGTGGAAGAACTCTCTGCAGATTCAGACAGAATGAGTTACCTCACCCCTCAAGAGGCCGTCTCCTATGGCCTGATTGACAGGGTTCTGGACAGTCGCAAGGAGCTGCCTGCAGCAGTGGCTTAA
- the panB gene encoding 3-methyl-2-oxobutanoate hydroxymethyltransferase — protein sequence MRPAELIRFKQSGRAITMLTAWDGLSAALVEEAGADVVLVGDSLAMVVLGHDTTLPVTLEQMLHHSQAVCRGLSKPLSEQPLVVCDLPFLSYQCGLDRAVAAAGSILKESDAAAVKLEGGEPEVVAVVDRLVRMGIPVMGHLGLTPQAVHRLGYRRQGIDPKSQDKLHRQAQALQDAGCFSLVVEHIPSELAGRLRRTLSIPVIGIGAGPDCDGQVSVTADLLGLTPSQPPFTPARMQGRALSINALKSWLQEQRDQGATPTTPPPPPAPDC from the coding sequence ATGCGCCCAGCTGAATTGATTCGCTTCAAACAATCAGGCAGAGCGATCACAATGCTCACGGCATGGGATGGCCTTAGTGCTGCCTTGGTGGAAGAGGCCGGCGCCGATGTGGTCTTAGTGGGTGATTCACTCGCGATGGTGGTTCTTGGCCATGACACCACCCTTCCGGTCACGCTCGAACAGATGCTTCATCACAGCCAGGCCGTATGCCGTGGCCTCAGCAAACCTCTCTCGGAGCAACCGCTGGTGGTCTGCGATCTGCCATTCCTGAGTTATCAATGCGGCCTCGATCGTGCCGTCGCCGCTGCAGGCAGCATTCTCAAAGAGTCGGATGCCGCGGCCGTCAAGCTTGAGGGCGGAGAACCCGAGGTGGTGGCCGTTGTGGACCGCCTCGTCCGCATGGGCATCCCAGTGATGGGACATCTCGGACTCACCCCCCAGGCGGTGCACCGACTCGGCTACCGGCGGCAAGGCATCGATCCAAAGAGCCAGGACAAACTGCATCGCCAAGCACAAGCCCTACAGGACGCCGGTTGTTTCTCCCTTGTTGTGGAACATATCCCCAGCGAACTCGCCGGTCGGTTGCGACGCACGTTATCCATCCCGGTGATCGGCATCGGCGCCGGACCCGATTGCGATGGACAGGTCAGCGTCACCGCCGACCTGCTGGGCTTAACGCCGAGCCAACCACCCTTCACCCCGGCCCGAATGCAAGGCCGTGCACTCAGCATCAACGCTCTCAAAAGCTGGCTTCAGGAGCAACGGGATCAGGGAGCAACTCCCACCACTCCACCACCTCCACCAGCACCTGATTGCTAA